The Anas acuta chromosome Z, bAnaAcu1.1, whole genome shotgun sequence DNA window TCATGACTAATCCTGTGGTGTACAGAAttaacataaaactgaaaactaatTTTTCCAATGTCCTGCGTCTGCCTGTTCTTGTCCCCTCATATTTTACACAGGGAAGGCTTAAGAATTTTGGTGCATTGTTTTGTCTAtgataaatacatacatatatgcatatattcaCTATGAGAAAGGCTATATATGTgttgtgtatttttgtatttgttcctGTGTAGTATTGGTATATTTTGAGGTAGCCCTCCAAAATGCCTCATTAATTCACTGAGTAATGTATAATTTTTTCAAGTACTAATGTAATGTTCTTAGAGAACAATAACAAGCCTTTTCTAAAAGATTTACAGTCGCTTCCAATACtttaaatacacttttcttttaaagcttatttacagaaaatgtgttggcaCATCCTTGCATTGTTCTACGTCGTCAGTGTCAGGTATatcttttatattatttcttccAGTCCAATCTTTTGTGTACTATGATATTTTTGTCATCatattctgtaaaatataaGAATGCTTTGTAATATTAAGGAGATGCTGCAGCATTGTCATGTTTCTGTTTGTAGTGTACACgttttctgttctgaaactTAACTTGagcattctttttttgtttggataATGACAAACAAATTACAGCAAATGAGTTCTTCATCTCTGAAACAACTTTCAGATCCCCTTCACTAGCAGgatgttttgtttcaaatattttctgttttgtgctttcttttgtttacattttcagcATACAAGCATTTGAAAGGTCTGCCTGTTTCCCTAAATTTCATTGAGAATTTATTCCTATGCTGGTCACTTTGACCTTTACAAAAGCaaagtgcttttttctttagagtTGTAACTTGTGTGTTTATAAAGCTGctctctttatatttttaacaggtTAATTATCATGCTCGGAATTATCATCTCACTCCATTTACAATTGTCAATATTATGTACAGCATCAATAAGACACAGGTCAGTGTGTGGTGCAAGTCTGTGTCTGAGCAGGGAAAGTTTCTTTAACATGTTTGTATACTGACATCTGTAGCTCTATACAGTGGGTGGATAAACAGGTGGCAATTGTAAGGGAATATTATATTTATAGTTGCAGAAATGTTGCAAAAAGGTAATTGTAACCTTTTCCTATGAACATTTTTACTTGGTGGGAAGAGTGCATAGATGTTAGTAAATAAGAGGGTCCCTCAAATTAGTTGTTTTTCAGTTAGGAAtctaaaaaaaacattaatttttacatAGATAAAGAGATGTTAAATGACTACTTCTGAAGACAGTATTGTATGATTTTACAGTTCTGCATAGTGTTGGGGAATGGAGTGGAGTGAAAGTTTTGATACTCAGATCAGTGAACATTGGGAAAAGACTTTATGGATTCCTTATGAGAGTGTTTTAACATCTCCAGTTAATTTTGTTCATTGGAAATAGTGTTAAATTTATGGCATAGGGTAAGATAGATGTCTCCAAGACACCTGTTGTTGACAACTGAAGTTATCTATTAACACAAGTTTCTTCAGAGTTGAAAGTTAGTTGTCCCCTGGGTTTGATGATGCTGAAGTTTAACATTAGAATCGTACTTCTGTGCAGCTTGGATTTGCTCAAAATCTATAAAAATTAGTAAGATGGTGAGAAGACTGAGTATTACATTGCATATAACTACATATTTCTAAACACAGGGTCCAAGAGCTCTTTGGAAAGGAATGGGCAGCACATTCATTGTTCAGGGAATAACCCTGGGAACAGAAGGCATCGTCAGTGAATTTACTCCGTTGCCAaggtattgctttttttttttttactgctgctAACAGAATGATCATCAATTGTTGACTTATATTCAAACAGTTAGAAATACAAGGTTGTTTGAAATTTTTCAGTTGATTAGAGCAATCAGATATTAAATAGATGGTTTTAGCATTGTGGGGTTGTCTTGGAAAAGACAGCCTTGTAATTAAGCAGTGACAGACGTTCTGGAAGCCATATTTACCTACTGGTCTGACTACAGAAGCAATACTCCAAATTGCTCTTCAGTATAATTCCATTGTCACGCAATTCAcgagttttttgttttcattttgtggtATGAGCAAATACAATGTATAAAGTAAAAAGTCCTAGTTTCATtaatcaaaacacagaaaatatgcaTAGCTAATGACCTGTCGCTGACTGCTTGCTTTGTGGTAGGTGAGAAAATAGAGTAGCCAGCactaataaattaaaagaggtGCTAAGTAAGAGTTCATGCGGCTGCCAGCACTGTTTTTAATTCTCCTTTCCCAACAGCTATATCTATGTTGTTATCAGAATACTGAACAAAGGGAATacaactgaaaaacaagtgACTTTATTTAAAGAGATTCACCACTCTGCCTGTGTCCATCCTAGGCTGTAGTACAGatgtttagtattttattttgatttgcaaCTCTTCCTGTTTTGAATCACAATTCAAAGTTATGCTAAAACAGTGATGTCTTTCTGCCTTAAGATATGTGTGCTAAAGCCTTTTTGTCTGTAAGCTTTTCATCAGTGTTGTTTTGTAATGGTCCAGAGCTGAACAGTAAGAGCTGACAACTGTGCATGTCAGCATGTAATAGCATGCTGTCTGTTTTGTTACAGACACTTCCAGAGTATGCAGCATGTGTGAGAGATGCTATTGTATAAAGTCACTAAAACTTTTAGTGAAATGCAGAGAGACTTTGAGATAATCAAAATTTAGTAAAAGATAGCACCTTCCTAGGTGTTACCGCCATGCTTGTATGACCACAGTATGTAAGCAGTCACGACCAGATTGGGGAAGGGATCTGGATAAAATAGTTGTCTTGTTACATGCATCACCCTGTGCAGTTTTCTACTGGATGCTTTTTAAGTGGTAGCATGCATCGTTTGGCTGTCACAGGGAGGTGGAGGTTATTCCTTATAACAGAAGTGCCACTGTAGGTGTTcttaaaagttttgtttaacTGAGCTCCAAAGGACACAAACTGAAATGTTGATTCTAATTCCATATCGTGGTATTACAAAAAACATCCCTCTGTTAGGAAAGGGGCCTGGAAATGTACTTTTATCATTTCTGTGGCAAGTTGAGTGTTGCTCTGTAGTAAACAAACTAATTCTATGTTTGTTCCTCCACTTCAGGTACTGTTCTGTCTGGTAGATTGGCATGTTAGGCTTTCACACATTTGGCTGCGTTTGTTTTCTAAGTTCAGTGGCTCATTAGATACAATCAAAGTGTCTGTAGTACCTAATAATCTTCACTTCCTCATAAGGAGGAGGTGAAATTCTATGTATTTAAGATGTTGATACCTCCTAGTTATCAACAGGTCTTCAAAGAATGAAGCTTTTTCTTGAATTAAAGTAATTGTAACCACAAGCAATGTACAAATGTGGTTTCTGGACAAGAACTTAAACTGAATACATGagagcttatttaaaaaaaaatcaagtcaaaTATGTCCAATCAATATTTCAGGTAGAAATATCTTTACATTATATGTATTTACTAAATGTATGGCTGTTGAATATgtatgaaaatgttgaaaatatatGGCCTTGAGCTAGTGTGGGGTTCTAGTCAAGTGTACTTGACTAAAGAACGTAAACAAACCAGAACATGGTAAAAAACTTTTGGTAAAGGAAAACTATGGAGATATTAAAACTTCAAATATTGCCTGAAAATGGCTTTAAGAGGTAGTATGCTACGACGCAAAATAAATACCAAACACTAAAGATGGTAGATGTGAGAGCTACAGACAGCTTACTAATAATCTaaaacttttttaattaaaatatctaGCAGGCCTGAATAAACTTTAAAAGTTGAACATGATTCACTAAATGTGCATAGGTGACTGCAGGATTTCCCATTGTGGAAAGACACATCTGTAGAGTAATAATAGAACACCAATATGAAAACTGGATGTTGATGTCTCTGAAAGAAATCCATGAGTAATTGTTCTTATCCATAGTACAGtaaatactgcttttctttttagagaGCTCTCACATAAATGGAACCTCAAACAAATAGGTGGACACCTTCTGCTCAAAGGGTAAGTATAGCTGTagttattacctttttttttttggctaaacAATAGTAAGAAAGCTATTAAATGTATGGCAGTACAATCTGCAGATCTGTTACTTGACAGGGTACTAAGGGAAGTTGTAAAATtctgctggtttgtttttttgtttttttttttgaaccatgTTGATTGTGTGTGCCAGTTTGACGCTCTTTCTCTTACTGGATTCTCCTCTATCTGTATGGACCCAGactaatttaaaattcaaattctgCTAATAACTGAATTCTGATACCTGAGAGCCTTTTAATTGTTCTGTTGCATGAGAATAGAATTTGACAGAACTTCAGAACATCTTGGCATTTTGTGCTCTAATAATTGAGTTATGGTTTGTTATAGCTTTCCCTCAGGCATGACTAGGTAGATAACTGAATCTGCTTTCAGATGCAGAGTTGGATAAAACTATAATATTGTCATGAACataattctcatttttcttaatttctacaGGTTAACGCATGTGATAGCAATGCCTTTTTATTCTGCAAGCCTGATTGAAACTGTGCAGgtaatttacaaatatatacagcatttcaaaagatcctgttattatttttatgaaatagaTTATGTGGAGAATTGAGGCTTTGGATTTTGGTTGTAGTAGTTGCATCTGTTTTACTCAAGACTGTGTGACCTACTaactctgattaaaaaaaaattactgtgatAGGTATATTGATTGTGCTGTCTTAAGTGGAAGCTTAGAATTAGAAAGCACACATAATACAAACAGTTGGAATATATTGTGTGTGAAATAAGAAAGGTTACGTCTATACATTCTAGAAGAGATCATAGAGAAGTCATTAAGAAGGTATTAAAAGGCTTGCTAGGTAGGTTATTAGCATGGCCACTCCcctgtaacaattaaaaagcTGTTCTGGTAATGCAGCTTTGTTCTGTCAAAGTACTGAACTCCACTATTTCAGACTTGCTTTCATCCAGtcagcttttgcttttaaactttCACCTAAGTTTTTCCTTAGccatcaaaataaatttcaggaAAATCTGGATGTGTTATCTAGGATACTTGCTCTGTAACAGTACAGAGTAATCCATAGCACTGTATTGCAGATTGTCATTCAGAGAGTTGTTGCATCTCTTTGGGGAGAGAAAGACAGGCTTACACATAGGCCAACGTAATTCTCCCAGCTATATCCATAATATGAATTGCTCTTAATTATGAAAGCATCTTTGTGCTGCTAGTGGCACTCTTACTTGAGCTTTCATGTGGAAGGTGATGCAGGATAGTCACTCATGTAATTCAGTCTCCATACTAATCACTTTCATTCAGGCAAGTTGTAAGTACAGTCAAGACCGATTTAGACCCAGCTTCTGAAATCTGCAGTTGGACTACTGGTGTGTCTATGAAATAGTATGTTTTCTGTGGAGAAAAGGCGAAAAAAGTCTGACTTAGTTCCAGAATGTAGTATAGAAGTACAGACTGTTAATGGATCTTAATATATGGATATGTAATTCTATGTAGAGGATCCAAATTTCTTAGAAAGCACTAAGAAGGCTGTATGATCTGGCAACATTTTGTACTAACAGGATAGGTAAGATTGATGGTGCCTCCATGGGGAGGATGGAGGCACCATAGTTAGACTCCAAACAAGCCCACATTCTCTAAAGTTATTTCATAtagttatttcatatttaagaaacatccttcctctctcttgctgaattgttttgaaaacaatattCCGGAGATCTAGCCTGAGCGGATCTTTGAAAGTTTGTGGAAGCCATAGGGAGATTTAACTGGTCTCCTACTGAGATGATCACTTGGGAAGCTCTTGCATCTTAAGAGCTTGACACTGAGCAAATCGTAATCCTGGAACTTGAAACAGTGATGGAACAATGTTCCTGTTTCTTGAGTTCTACTGAGCCATGGATGTTTGGCTCAGTACATTCTACTGAGTACATGTATGTACTGAGGATGTTTTGTTCAGGTGCTGCTTGTGGTTTTGAACAAGGGAATGTTAGCTGTGTTGTTGGATGTGGTAATTTTAACAAGTGGTAGACCAGACATGATTTAGAATCTGTCTTCTGGTTACAAgatacaaattaattttttttgctaGGAAGCAATGCTTAACTAGAAAATGATCAAAAAGCCAAAACAGCATCTCCCCCAACCTTTTAAACAAGTGATCATCTCTGTAAAGATCTCTGTAAAGCATCATTTATGAAAGTAATCCTAGTGAAATCTGATGGGATTTTAGGCTTAGTGGGTTCAGTTGTAAGTATTTTATTGAATAGATGTATCTGTGCTGCATGAAATGTAGCCTGCTGTTCCTGGAGGCATAATCATTAATTTCCttgacagaaacacagaaaaagtagTCTAAGTTAGCATCTGTCCATAATATATGCTGTATTCATCACTCTAGGGAGGCAACTTGCCTTAACAGGTTTACGTTATACTTCTGTGCTTGCAAGAGGACAATTTTTGAATTACAGACTATGAAAGTTAAAGATCAAGGGATTTGTTACTAATAGTTTCATGTTAACTTTGATTGTCTTAACTCTGATAAACCCTACCATTTCTATAATTAATAGATAACACTTCTCCAAGTAAATTTTATCAAAATAGATAACGGTAAAAGTTTGTAGTCGTCATATCATGGCTTATGTCTTTTACATTTCAAACCACATGGTGGCGTATTTGACAAAATCAAGCACAGTTTTGAAGTGCAGTGATAGTGATATGAGGGACAAGAGAACTAAGTAGGAGTTATAATGTATTACTTGTGTTTAAAGACTGTATGAACAAAATATTCTGAGGTATTTGAACTAGCTTCTCTTTTTGGCAGATAGATCACAAATGCCATCCATCTTTCCCCAGAATACTTAGGAGCATTCTAGTTTTTGTACTGGCGTGTGATCAAGACATAGCCAGCATGGACTTCGTACTTGAGGCGAACTCCAAGGTCTTGAATTTTGGATGTAACAGTAATGATAAAACACCAAATCTGTATAAGCATTAGGAGGGGAAACAACATATTTTGGCTTAATCCTGCAAGCATAGGTggaatataataataaaataattagtaagcaaattctgtattatttgaacaaaattattttctgagagGTAGCATATGGAGAGTGCTATTTTAGACTCCAaaagtaaaatggaaataaaatggaaatatcaGTAGTTGAATTTATTAAATTCCGAGTAAAAAAGATCTTTCAAGTCAACTTAGTTGAGGTTTAGTTGAGGAAGTCTTTGTTACGCATACACACGTTCAAAGACTAGAGTTAAAAACCTTAAAGCAAAGGATTTTTAACTTAGGTAAATGCTTCCTGGGATTTGAGTTCAGAGTTAGATGTTTTCATTGATCATTGTTGTGCAGAGTGATACTCTCAGTGGTAAGCTGGAAGTTGTATTTCTTTGCTAATAACACAAATGGAATGTAGATGAAAAGAAGGCTCTTTAAGGTgggatcattttttttttaaagcacatttacCAGATTGTGATTAAGAATGCTACATATCAAAAACATTAAAGCAGAGAATTTATAATATCAGTAAAGATGTGTAGACATAGTAGTATGCAAACATATAAATATCATAAGGTAAAATTCAGCAGTGGTAATGTCAGCATGGTTTGGAAATGGGCAGCACAAGTTGTAACTAATCCTTTTTACTTGTAGAGTGAAATCATTCGAGACAATCCTGGTATTCTGGACTGTGTGAAAGAAGGAATTGGCAGAGTTGTAGGCTTGGGAGTACCCCACAGCAAGCGTCTCCTTCCTCTAATGGTCTTGATTTTTCCAACTGCCGTACATGGAGTTCTTCACTATGTCATCAGTTCCATCGTCCAgaagcttgttttgtttgttctgaaaaGGGATAATTCCCACAACCTTCCAACAGAGAGCTCTACTTCTGTGCAGAGCATGCTGGATGCATACTTTCCTGAACTTATTGCTAGCTTTGCTGCTAGCCTTTGTGCTGATGTCATGCTTTACCCGCTGGAGACAGTTTTACATCGCCTTCATATTCAAGGGACACGCACAATAATTGACAATACAGACCTTGGCTATGAAGTGCTTCCGATCAATACTCAGTATGAGGGGATGAGAGACTGCATAAATACTATAAAACGTGAAGAAGGAATGCTAGGTTTTTATAAAGGATTTGGAGCTGTTATAGTACAGTATACCTTGCATGTGGCTGTTCTACAGCTCACCAAAATTATCTACTCAACACtgcttcaaaatgtttcttaatCTGTTCAGGTGTGGATTTAGCACAGTGGACATAATTGAGTTATTTACTAACCTAATTATTGTTAAAATGGCATAGAAAATAAAGCCTGAAGAATCCACTCTGTGGATTCTTGTAGGTCTTGTTTTAAAACTGGAAATTTAGATGAATGCCATTCAAAAAGTactgtttaaatttaaaatgataaacAGGAATATAATATCCAGTCATACAAAAGGGGATAATTTCAAATATAGTTGGAATGAGGATTTACCTTTCCTCTTACCAATTAACTGACTTATAGAATGGATATGACTTCTTGATCTTTGGTCTATAAACATCAGATCTGATATTTAATTTGGACTGCTAGACAGtttaaaggaatttatttcATAAGTTGTAGGTACCTGGAAATGTGAGACTGGGCTTATTGGTCTTTTAAGTGTTTTCAGCTTCACTGTTAATGGACCTGTGAGCAaaacagaaactgcagaagTAACTTAAGTAGACATAAATCACATAATTTACAAGTATATAATCTTACTTTGCTGCAGTGTGGCAGAAGATGAATCTTTTGctttatacaaaataaaaacttttttggGGATAAAGTTGCACAGAATGTAAAAATGTGGCTGTCTCTCAGTCTGTTCACAAGGCTTACAGTAACTAAAGTGtgtgaataaagaaaattagaagctattgtgtgcatgtgtaagTGCCATTCTTAGACCACTTTCTACTCATAACTTCAGTTCAGTTTTACTCCATCTAAGAGTAGAATAATCTTGCAACTATACTTAGTACCAATGTTCGAAGTGTAGTGAAAGGAAAATCATCAGTTGGCCATTTCTGAAGTTTCCCTTATGCTAGATTGGAGGGATATGTATGAAATTACCTACTTAAGATTTAGCACTCATGTTCTTTGCTTAAAGTCTCTGATGAATTAGATATTTTGTGAAGCAGAATTCAGTCTGTTCATGTGCAAGCAACTACTGAAATGTAACATTTTTGCACTCTTCacctagtaaaaaaaaaaaataaatcagtctgAAAATGAGTTTTGATCATTCTAAATAACTTATTTGTTGGTTTCGTCAGTGAATATAATGAAAAGTGTTGCAGGGGGGTGTGATTTTAGCAAATAAAGCAGGCATGTGGAGAGTCACTTTTAAATTATATGAGAGGCTGTTGCCTTCTTCACACTTCCCTGTAGTAAGTCTTTATCTTCAAATACTGTAAATTGATGTGCATTTAATCTTTAAACATTGTATAGTAGCTACCATTTATGGAAAGAAGTAATGGCAAAACGGTGAAAGTGTTGCTGTTCATAAGCTCTGACTTGAAATCATGTGCAAGTCTGCTTTACTATTAAAGTAactttcatgttctttttaaatacataagcATTGAAATTGAAAGTGTAGTGATCTTGGGaacttgttttgaaatattgctAATGGAAAATTTAGTGTATAGAATGCAAGCAATCAAATAAAGTGAGAATCCACTGTAAAAATTTTGAAGTAATTCACTGAAGAGGCACCCAAAGGAAACCTGGTTTGTATGTTATGCTTACCtggtatgtatgtatgtttgtaTATACTTCATAATGGCTTTTTCAAATTCCTCAACCTTCCTAAGTGCAAGACCATGTTGAATTAAAACTACGTGCAAGAACGTGGataaaatacttgtttctttttttttaacttttcaaaagTTTCTGTAAGTATGAAGAATGAGCCATATCTGAGAATCATCCAGTTTGGAAAGGATTTTGGCAGGTCATCTACTTCAAATTCCTCCTCTAAGTAAGGACGTCATTGACTTCAGACTAGATTGTGCAGGCCCTTCTCCGTTTTTTAATTCTGCCttttaatacataaaaatagCCTTTTTGAAGCTAAATTAAACTGATGCCAACTAGAGTTGCATTGAAGAAGTAACTAGGTACATGTTGGAGACCAACAATTCAGATGTTTCTGTGAAATGGGgcaataatatttttctaggaaaaaaaatctagggaAGGCATTTTGTTGTATGAAATGGAGGACATGCTGTTATGTGTTCTACAAGAGGGAAGATAGCAAGTTCTCAGAACATTACTGTATATCTAATATATACTATTATATCAAACACTTAGGCTTTCATTGCCAAGAGTTTACAGCTCTAGTTCACATTGTCAGGCTGAGATCTGTAAGCAGGGTGAGAAAGAGTGCTGTCAACTTTCTGCAGCTGTACTGTGGTGGCAAAGCAATTTGCTTTAGGCTATTATTTTTGGTCTTCTTCCCATCAATTAGAATTAACATATTTTGATCCTTCATGTGTATGTGCTTTAGATTCCAAAAAACCTAATTCATTATGTTGTCAAAGTTGCAATTCTTGCCtgtgctaaaaagaaaaatgaatgggaGGAGTCTCTTTTACCCTTTTAATCAtaagtattttataaatgtatttctattttcatttggTTCTGAAATCTAGGTTTAATAGAACAGGTCAACAGCTTTAATCTCAAATGAGTAGACATGTCAGTGGCTTTATCAGGATTTACTACtgaaaactataaaaaaaaaaaactgtaaaatactgAATTGTTGTTGGAATTAAGCTTTTAAGTTTCATGAAATTGAAAATTTTGTGTGTATTGTCTTCTTTCTGATACAaacttaattacttttttttgtatattgtttttcttcatttttttgaagTGCTGATTTCAAGAAGATGAATACTTCTGAAGAATGACTCAATGTTCCCACCCAGTGAAGAATTATTTGGCTTCTTACCTATAcatcttaaaaagcaaattttgttGTGAGGTAACAGATAATAGATCAGGCAGGAAATTTCAGAGGTTACGCCTGCTGGAAATCATTGCCTGTGTTGTTTGACAAACTGCCTTACTGATCAGCCTTAATTTTTGGCTTTGTTAGAACAGAGCTTTTCAGATGTAGTTTTGATGCTGGTACTACAAGTCatggaaaaatactgtattcTTCAGCAAGGTTTCAGCTAAATTCAATCCTTTTAGCAGATCTATTTTGCTGCATGTATGAGTTGATATAGCTCTGTGTCCAATATGTAGTACTTGAGATGTGGAGCATGTTTTACAGACCTGCAGAATTTGAGACCATCAGATTATATACTTCTCTTAGCTCTTTTGGATCTAGCAGGAGGTTAATGGAAAGTACAAAACAAGTATGTAAGCTAatgttatttttgctgcttgttCCGTCTGAGATGGTCTTTAAGTTGCATACAGTATTTCAGCTACTACATGAAAGTGCAATTGAGGCTTTTTTTGCATTGCGATACAATTTCTTGTGTCCAGTAAGATTTTTGTTAATATAATTAAGGGCTAGCAGTGGTCATTTTCAAATTGTTTACCCTTTCTGTGAGTTTTAAGAAGTCACACTAAATTTTCAGACGAAGTATTTGTGCTGCTCTTGAAGCTCGGCAATATAGTGGCAGCATTCCCTCCtctgtacaggaaaaaaaggtgcAAAACCTGAATAAACCATTTGTCTTGTTCTGTTTTAGGAGACATAATACAAATCTCCAGCAGGGATAGAAGAAGGTGAAGTCTTTATTTAATAATCAAGGACTGCTATcatctgtgttttaaaagcaaatatgatTTTAAGGAGTTGGGTAAGACTTCATACTTTCCAACTACTTTTTGATGGTATAAAAACTATTTGCTCTTTATTCCTGTCTCTTCATAGACAGTTTGACAGATGATGAAAAAGCTTAAGGGTGGGAAAGGTGCAAAGTTGAAAATGGAATGTAGATATTGCACAGTAATGGTGATTTAAGACAGTTGAAAATCAATGTTTACAGTTTCAccaaattaataaaaagtagaaatgtCTAATGTCTGtttctttaaagttttaagTTAAAATCACAGAACGTTTTAAGCCCAACGTGCCTTTTCCATGGTGGAAAAAGTTGAAATAACTGGCTTTTCCATATGAAACAGGCATCTACATTTTCCCTTATAATCAAAGCACCCTTTCAGTGAATGTAAATACCAACATACAACAGTATGTCAGTCTAATACTGCAGTTGTTGTGTTTTGCAGCTTATTCTGGAtgagatattttaaatgttccCTCCCTACTTTGAAAACAGGAGAGAATATGACCTGTGCCCACCAACGTAATAAAATCATGAAGGATTGTGCAGCTGTTATCTGAAGTTCTGTCTCTTGCTCTTATTTCAACCTCAcgctttgaaataaaatgtgtccTGGATGAAAGGACATGTTGGGCAGGACTTTACTCCTTTCTCATCTGGGGCCTTACATCTTTGCCCATGCAATTTTTGCAAGTATCAATCACGCTGTAGTGGGTTTGTGTGGCAAGGCTTGGGTAGTGGGCAGCCACAGgtgtggcttctgtgagaaaaatccagaagctgccccatggcagATAAGGGGCctactgctggccagagctgagccaataaactatgttgtttgtgcctctgggagagcagatttaagaaagggaaaaaaatgcagtggaaCAGCAGCTAGGAGAGCAAGTAGTAAGAAACATCCTTGCAGACCCCATGGCAAgtgcaggagggagggcaggaggtgctgcaggcagggagcagcagttcccctgcgggctgtgcagggagaggcccctggtggagcaggctgtccccctgcagcccatgggtcccccatggagcagatctccacgctgcagcccccccatgggtggaggagcccccggtggagcaggtggatgtggcctggaggaggctgcagcccatggagagcccccgcaggagcagggggtctgagGGGAGCTGCCCtcacccatgggggacctgtgctggagcagtttgctcctgggggatggatggaccctgtgggacggagccatcccatgtgggagcagtgcttgaagagctgctgcctgtgggcagcccccccaggctcagttggggaaggacggcatccctgggagggaccccatggggagcaggggcagagagggaccctGAGGGAGCAGCGGAGGcaaagtgctgtagactgactgcagcccccattccatgttcccctgcactgctcagcaggaggatgtagaagagggtggatggggggaaggtgtcattattttctttctcacatCTCTAGCTAGTTAGGAATAGGCAGTACATTTTATTATCTCCCTACTCTGTTTTTCCCgtcacaataattgtt harbors:
- the SLC25A46 gene encoding mitochondrial outer membrane protein SLC25A46 encodes the protein MHPRRPDGFDGLGYRGEPGPGGRASEPGHWVSSPPDIPGSRNLHWGEKTPPYGAGTPLGLNEEPGLGAAGPGAEQLNRFAGFGIGLASLFTENVLAHPCIVLRRQCQVNYHARNYHLTPFTIVNIMYSINKTQGPRALWKGMGSTFIVQGITLGTEGIVSEFTPLPRELSHKWNLKQIGGHLLLKGLTHVIAMPFYSASLIETVQSEIIRDNPGILDCVKEGIGRVVGLGVPHSKRLLPLMVLIFPTAVHGVLHYVISSIVQKLVLFVLKRDNSHNLPTESSTSVQSMLDAYFPELIASFAASLCADVMLYPLETVLHRLHIQGTRTIIDNTDLGYEVLPINTQYEGMRDCINTIKREEGMLGFYKGFGAVIVQYTLHVAVLQLTKIIYSTLLQNVS